In one window of Bacteroidota bacterium DNA:
- a CDS encoding DUF4421 domain-containing protein, giving the protein MHAPAQQPTAETDYDTTYYESFMGKTITGRFYFGQKYTALEINRNNKTTPRLRYVPNTTLNMGIGATYRSFTLNLAYGFGFLNGDEEQKGKTKYWENQGHMYGRKWSFDFYAQFYKGYHLNPKGLGSPDPNLYYFRPDIKFNLFGLAAYRILNERKFSYRAAMVQNEWQKRSAGSFLLGGEIYYGIVDADSALVPAAMAMLYKQQGIHKVQFFKIGPGAGYAYTLVLRQHFFITGSLNANLNLGWVGETNGSGSEDCFSVTPNFLYRIATGYNSRSWNINMSWVSNRMSIRGVSSADGYIGRVGIVRATLAKQFQPGPKAKKILKPLDKMAAKK; this is encoded by the coding sequence TTATTACGAATCCTTCATGGGTAAAACAATTACCGGCAGATTTTATTTTGGTCAGAAATACACTGCGTTAGAGATAAATAGAAATAACAAAACAACTCCTCGACTTCGCTACGTGCCTAATACAACTTTAAATATGGGTATCGGAGCTACCTATCGTTCTTTTACATTGAACCTTGCCTATGGTTTTGGATTTTTGAATGGCGATGAAGAACAAAAAGGCAAAACTAAGTATTGGGAAAACCAGGGACACATGTATGGACGTAAATGGAGTTTTGATTTCTATGCACAATTTTATAAAGGTTACCATCTAAATCCTAAGGGACTGGGATCGCCTGATCCCAATTTATATTATTTCCGACCGGATATAAAGTTCAACTTATTTGGTCTTGCCGCTTATCGAATTTTGAATGAAAGGAAATTCTCTTACAGGGCTGCGATGGTGCAAAATGAATGGCAAAAGAGATCAGCCGGTTCCTTTTTGTTGGGTGGCGAAATATATTACGGCATTGTAGATGCAGACAGCGCTTTGGTACCCGCTGCTATGGCTATGTTATATAAACAACAGGGCATTCATAAGGTCCAATTTTTTAAAATAGGCCCGGGTGCAGGTTATGCTTATACACTTGTTTTGCGGCAACACTTTTTTATAACCGGTTCGCTCAATGCAAATCTCAATCTCGGGTGGGTTGGGGAAACAAACGGATCCGGCAGTGAAGACTGCTTCAGCGTTACACCTAATTTTTTATATCGTATTGCCACGGGATATAATAGCCGGTCATGGAATATAAATATGTCATGGGTAAGTAACCGGATGTCCATACGGGGAGTATCTTCTGCTGACGGATATATAGGACGAGTGGGAATTGTAAGAGCAACACTTGCCAAGCAATTTCAACCGGGACCCAAAGCAAAAAAAATTTTGAAGCCATTGGATAAAATGGCGGCAAAGAAATAA
- a CDS encoding dihydrofolate reductase, producing MRKIISFMHISLDGFVAGLNGELDWVKVDEEIFTHVGKRISEGDTALYGRVTYQLMESYWPTAADKPTATKHDIEHSKWYSKVHKVVLSKTLKDSGLGYTTIISNNLTDRINEIKQQAGPDILLFGSPTATHSLMKLNLIDGYWLFVNPIILGQGIPLFAGINPDNYQDKIKLKLLTTRQFTCGVTELNYTMDRQ from the coding sequence ATGAGAAAAATAATTTCATTTATGCACATATCGCTTGACGGCTTTGTAGCAGGACTGAACGGAGAATTGGATTGGGTTAAAGTTGATGAAGAAATTTTTACTCATGTCGGAAAGCGGATAAGCGAAGGCGACACTGCATTATATGGACGGGTAACTTACCAGCTAATGGAAAGTTACTGGCCTACCGCAGCAGACAAGCCGACAGCAACCAAACACGACATTGAACATTCAAAGTGGTATAGCAAAGTTCACAAAGTTGTTTTATCAAAAACATTGAAAGATTCAGGTTTAGGATACACAACAATTATCAGCAACAACCTTACGGACAGAATAAATGAAATAAAACAACAGGCAGGTCCGGACATCTTGCTTTTTGGTAGCCCTACAGCAACACATTCATTGATGAAACTGAACTTAATTGACGGCTACTGGCTATTTGTTAATCCAATTATTCTTGGACAAGGCATTCCATTGTTTGCAGGCATCAATCCCGATAACTACCAGGATAAAATAAAACTAAAACTATTGACTACCCGGCAATTTACTTGCGGTGTAACTGAACTGAATTACACAATGGACAGACAATAA